The following proteins come from a genomic window of Candidatus Bathyarchaeota archaeon:
- a CDS encoding DEAD/DEAH box helicase — MNVVKFIKHPLVQPNKIEARPYQLSIVEKACQKNTLVVLPTALGKTIISALTAAHFLYNYKHLRVLVMAPTRPLVIQHKENFMNILKLKDLDVALLTGKINKLHRKRVWNSSFKIMFATPQVVKNDLEMGFFSLKDFSLLIFDECHRARKDYAYTYIAKKYMEQCSWPIILGLTASPGADEEKVKEICAALFIEQIEFRVESDPDVAVYINPVDIEWKFTSMPNEYIELSSLIKDMLNEKLTWLHQNGLIKKKPEYVTRKELLNLGVELHARLESSIDKGFIYSAIINQSAALTLFHALELLETQGIPTLKAFIEKIKKEDLNKKSFKTIVDDLRFFKIQQLLKIYGDKPHPKIQLLKDEVEKQLKLKPQSKILIFTQYRDTASYIVEQLKSNYAIERFVGQASKDGDVGLSQDKQVEVLNQFKNGKIDILVATCVAEEGLDIPNVDLVIFYEPIPSEIRYIQRKGRTGRKTAGKVVILATQDTYDMAYLYASKRKVKKMKQIISSLNKTLKPVLRIGEKPPINPLSKEEIEKLN, encoded by the coding sequence TTGAACGTAGTAAAATTTATTAAACATCCTTTAGTTCAACCTAATAAAATTGAAGCTAGACCTTATCAATTAAGTATAGTTGAAAAAGCTTGCCAAAAAAATACGCTTGTAGTTTTACCCACTGCTTTAGGTAAAACAATTATTTCAGCTTTAACAGCAGCGCATTTTCTATATAACTATAAACATTTACGCGTTTTAGTTATGGCTCCAACAAGACCTTTAGTTATTCAACATAAAGAAAACTTCATGAATATTTTAAAGCTTAAAGATTTAGATGTGGCTTTGTTAACTGGGAAAATAAACAAGCTTCATCGAAAACGAGTTTGGAATAGCAGCTTCAAAATAATGTTTGCAACTCCTCAAGTTGTTAAAAATGATTTAGAAATGGGTTTTTTCTCTCTTAAAGATTTTAGCTTATTAATTTTTGATGAATGTCACAGAGCTAGAAAAGATTATGCATATACCTATATAGCTAAAAAATATATGGAGCAATGTTCCTGGCCTATAATTCTTGGGTTAACAGCTAGTCCAGGGGCAGATGAAGAAAAAGTTAAAGAAATATGTGCAGCTTTATTTATTGAGCAGATTGAATTTCGTGTTGAAAGTGATCCAGATGTGGCTGTATACATAAATCCAGTTGATATTGAATGGAAATTCACTAGCATGCCTAATGAATATATTGAATTATCAAGTTTGATAAAAGATATGCTTAATGAAAAATTAACTTGGCTCCATCAAAATGGTTTAATAAAAAAGAAACCTGAATATGTTACACGCAAAGAATTACTTAATCTTGGTGTAGAGCTTCACGCTAGATTAGAAAGCTCGATCGATAAAGGTTTTATATATAGCGCTATAATTAATCAATCAGCAGCTTTAACATTATTTCATGCTTTAGAACTTCTTGAAACACAAGGCATTCCAACTCTTAAAGCATTTATAGAGAAAATTAAAAAAGAAGATTTAAACAAGAAAAGTTTTAAAACTATAGTTGATGATTTAAGATTTTTTAAGATTCAACAACTTTTAAAAATTTATGGTGATAAACCTCACCCTAAAATTCAATTATTAAAAGATGAAGTGGAAAAGCAACTTAAGCTTAAGCCTCAATCAAAAATTTTAATTTTCACTCAATATAGAGATACCGCTTCATACATTGTAGAGCAGTTAAAATCTAACTATGCTATTGAAAGATTTGTTGGTCAAGCTTCTAAAGATGGAGATGTAGGTCTTTCACAAGATAAACAAGTAGAAGTTTTAAATCAATTTAAAAATGGGAAAATAGATATTTTGGTAGCCACATGTGTAGCTGAAGAAGGATTAGATATTCCAAACGTAGATTTAGTAATATTTTATGAGCCTATTCCAAGCGAAATCAGGTACATTCAAAGGAAAGGTCGTACAGGAAGAAAAACAGCTGGTAAAGTTGTGATTTTAGCTACACAAGATACTTACGATATGGCTTATCTTTATGCTAGCAAGCGAAAAGTGAAAAAAATGAAGCAAATAATAAGCAGTCTTAACAAAACATTAAAGCCTGTTTTAAGAATAGGTGAAAAACCACCGATAAATCCTTTATCTAAAGAAGAAATTGAAAAACTGAATTAA
- a CDS encoding PAC2 family protein — MNNLRLLFRKLKLQNFNVIIAFSGWPDANQVATYSAKYIIDNLKMEKIKEIPLDGFYNFSLNRPVVNIEQGVIKEYKLPKNELYKLNNDLLVLVGEEPHTNWFTYVDAFLQILSKANQICLLGSLIDKIPHTVETLISGVATTTKLINKMKENGIQPVNYVGPSSIHSLFLHECAKRDILALSIWAHTQEYINGVDFKAAHKLLKVVNNMLNLNIDFSKVKIEENKLQKWLNEMMNKDKSFSEFINQLESEYKFSREKPGYIM; from the coding sequence ATGAATAATTTACGTTTATTATTTAGAAAACTTAAGCTACAAAATTTTAATGTGATTATTGCTTTTTCAGGTTGGCCTGATGCAAATCAAGTGGCTACGTATTCAGCTAAATACATAATAGATAATCTTAAGATGGAGAAAATTAAAGAAATACCTTTAGATGGTTTTTATAATTTCTCGTTAAATAGACCTGTTGTTAATATTGAGCAAGGAGTAATAAAAGAGTATAAACTTCCAAAAAATGAATTATATAAACTAAATAATGATTTATTAGTTTTAGTGGGGGAAGAACCTCATACAAATTGGTTTACTTACGTTGATGCTTTCCTCCAAATTCTCTCTAAAGCAAATCAAATATGTTTACTTGGAAGCTTAATTGATAAGATTCCTCATACTGTTGAAACATTAATTTCAGGTGTAGCTACAACAACAAAATTAATAAATAAAATGAAAGAAAATGGTATTCAACCAGTTAATTATGTTGGACCAAGCAGTATACATAGTTTATTCTTACATGAATGTGCTAAAAGGGATATTCTTGCGTTAAGTATTTGGGCGCATACACAAGAATATATTAATGGAGTAGATTTTAAAGCTGCACATAAACTTCTTAAAGTAGTTAATAATATGCTAAACTTAAATATTGACTTTTCAAAAGTTAAAATTGAAGAAAATAAACTTCAAAAATGGTTGAATGAAATGATGAATAAAGATAAATCCTTTTCAGAGTTTATTAATCAACTTGAATCAGAATATAAATTTTCCAGGGAAAAACCTGGATACATCATGTAA
- a CDS encoding pseudouridine synthase: MKKNKNLNNDLIKLRSIANYQFGKNVGEKLFPKDSVIVKSKNTGKIRYIYYNNKLLATLRAKDGLLALTLDGAERILKVKNLYCKVKIKNEAAKHVAEGKNVFAKHIIEVDDALRPQDEVIVVDENDNLVAVGKAVLSGEEMKSFKHGVAIKVRRGKLD; this comes from the coding sequence TTGAAGAAGAATAAAAACTTAAACAATGATTTAATAAAGTTAAGAAGCATAGCTAATTATCAATTTGGTAAAAATGTTGGAGAAAAGCTTTTCCCAAAAGATTCCGTAATAGTTAAATCTAAAAATACAGGTAAAATAAGATATATTTATTATAATAATAAGCTTTTAGCTACTTTACGAGCTAAAGATGGTTTATTAGCATTAACTTTAGATGGAGCTGAAAGAATTTTAAAAGTTAAAAATCTTTATTGTAAAGTTAAAATTAAAAATGAAGCTGCTAAACATGTGGCTGAAGGAAAAAACGTTTTTGCAAAACATATTATAGAAGTTGATGATGCTTTAAGACCTCAGGATGAAGTTATAGTTGTGGATGAAAATGATAATTTAGTAGCTGTTGGTAAAGCAGTTTTAAGTGGTGAAGAAATGAAAAGTTTTAAGCATGGGGTTGCTATTAAAGTTAGAAGAGGAAAACTTGATTAA
- a CDS encoding homoserine kinase, with protein sequence MNNISRVAIKVPATTANLGPGFDVHGLALNVMYDIIEVEKINGKKILIEGEGKYANKIPVKPEENSAGKVALMLQEKLNCGVKIKIFKGIPPGSGLGSSGADAAGVALAINHLFKLNFSKEKLTELASFGEIASAGAAHADNVAPAIYGGFTIILSYKPMKIFSFFPSKKLKFILVIPDFPKESTKKARKILPKKVELKKVISNVSGASAVTAGMILSNPELIGLGMQMDKIVEEARMKLYPYFSKVKMEALKAGALGVTLSGAGPTIIISTSFKTENIMKIVKAVKEVFKDEKIEVKTYVSEVSKGAEIIEEE encoded by the coding sequence ATGAATAATATTTCAAGAGTAGCTATTAAGGTTCCAGCAACAACAGCAAATTTAGGACCGGGCTTTGACGTTCATGGTTTAGCTTTAAATGTTATGTATGATATTATAGAAGTAGAGAAAATAAACGGAAAAAAAATTTTAATTGAAGGTGAAGGTAAATACGCTAATAAAATTCCTGTAAAGCCTGAAGAAAACTCTGCTGGAAAAGTTGCTTTAATGCTTCAAGAAAAATTAAATTGCGGAGTTAAAATTAAAATTTTTAAGGGTATTCCACCAGGTTCAGGGTTAGGAAGCAGCGGAGCTGATGCTGCAGGTGTTGCTTTAGCTATAAATCATTTATTTAAACTTAACTTTAGTAAAGAAAAACTTACTGAACTTGCTTCATTTGGGGAAATTGCTTCAGCGGGAGCAGCTCATGCAGATAATGTTGCACCAGCAATTTATGGTGGATTCACAATAATTTTATCTTATAAACCTATGAAAATATTCAGTTTTTTCCCATCAAAAAAGTTAAAATTTATTTTGGTTATTCCAGATTTTCCTAAAGAAAGCACTAAAAAAGCTAGAAAGATTTTACCAAAAAAGGTTGAACTAAAAAAAGTTATATCTAATGTTAGTGGCGCCTCAGCAGTAACAGCTGGAATGATTCTTTCTAACCCAGAATTAATTGGTTTAGGAATGCAAATGGATAAAATTGTTGAAGAAGCTAGAATGAAGTTATATCCATATTTCAGTAAAGTTAAAATGGAAGCTTTAAAAGCTGGAGCTTTAGGTGTTACTTTAAGCGGGGCCGGTCCAACAATAATAATTTCAACTAGTTTTAAAACGGAAAACATTATGAAAATTGTTAAAGCTGTTAAAGAAGTTTTTAAAGATGAAAAAATTGAAGTTAAAACATATGTTTCTGAAGTAAGTAAAGGAGCTGAAATAATTGAAGAAGAATAA
- a CDS encoding TIGR00270 family protein → MNCEICGKEILGKPYNKVVEGVKMVLCEKCASYGEAYFQPVTLTKLSTPVKVVTKPKTSKSIINKEYLELEVVPDYFMKIKSTREKIGLTQEEFAKKLNEKLSVIQKIEVGKIIPDINLAKKIESLLKIKLLTPTQEEKIISKTVEKPTLTLGDLAKIKYKSKIEKGI, encoded by the coding sequence TTGAATTGTGAAATCTGCGGAAAAGAAATTCTCGGTAAACCATATAACAAAGTTGTTGAAGGTGTAAAAATGGTTTTATGCGAGAAGTGCGCTTCTTATGGTGAAGCTTATTTTCAACCAGTTACTCTAACCAAGTTAAGTACACCCGTTAAGGTTGTAACTAAACCTAAAACTTCGAAAAGCATAATTAATAAAGAATATTTAGAATTAGAAGTTGTTCCTGACTACTTTATGAAGATTAAATCAACTAGAGAGAAAATAGGGTTAACTCAAGAAGAGTTTGCTAAAAAATTGAATGAAAAACTTTCAGTAATTCAAAAGATCGAAGTAGGGAAAATTATTCCAGATATTAATTTAGCAAAGAAAATAGAAAGTTTGCTAAAGATTAAACTTTTAACTCCAACTCAAGAAGAAAAAATTATTTCTAAAACTGTTGAGAAACCAACTTTAACTTTAGGTGATTTAGCTAAAATAAAGTATAAATCTAAGATAGAAAAGGGAATTTAA
- a CDS encoding tRNA (cytidine(56)-2'-O)-methyltransferase (catalyzes the S-adenosyl-methionine-dependent 2'-O-ribose methylation of C56 in tRNA transcripts) — MQKVVVLRWGHRARDLRVTTHVALTARAFGASGFILSDVEDEKIEKSIIKVKELWGGEFFFKMGIPWRKVVEEWRKNDGIVVHLTMYGENVESSDVLQRIKKTGKNILLIVGSQKVPKIFFSTEVSDFNVAIGNQPHSEVAAVAVFLDRFFEGKELIKEFEKAKIRVIPSERSKKVLKLT, encoded by the coding sequence ATGCAAAAAGTAGTTGTGTTACGTTGGGGCCATAGAGCTAGGGATTTAAGAGTAACAACACATGTGGCTTTAACAGCAAGAGCTTTTGGAGCTTCAGGCTTTATCCTTTCTGATGTTGAGGATGAAAAAATTGAAAAATCAATTATTAAAGTTAAAGAATTATGGGGTGGAGAATTCTTCTTTAAAATGGGAATTCCATGGCGTAAAGTTGTTGAAGAATGGAGAAAAAATGATGGTATAGTTGTTCATCTTACAATGTATGGTGAAAATGTAGAATCTAGTGATGTTCTTCAAAGAATTAAAAAAACTGGGAAAAATATTTTACTTATAGTTGGAAGCCAAAAAGTTCCAAAAATATTTTTTTCAACGGAAGTTTCAGATTTTAATGTAGCAATTGGCAATCAACCTCATTCTGAAGTAGCAGCTGTAGCTGTTTTTTTAGATAGATTTTTTGAAGGAAAAGAGTTAATTAAAGAGTTTGAAAAAGCTAAAATACGGGTAATTCCTTCTGAAAGATCAAAAAAAGTTTTAAAATTAACCTAA
- a CDS encoding transcription factor: MSIIDDQIIEVAKFFGGDEGVKIIQVLEKLGEATDETLAIESGVKLSNVRKFLYKMYSHGLISAVRAKDEKKGWFIFYWRIQKDQLNAFIRDRKRKVLEKLKKRLEYEKLHEFFICEKCPNVRVSFEEAMESAFKCLNCGEQLKNVDNSKIIDFLTKKINQLEEELKNE, translated from the coding sequence TTGAGTATTATCGATGATCAAATAATTGAAGTGGCAAAGTTTTTTGGTGGCGATGAAGGCGTAAAAATAATTCAAGTTTTAGAAAAACTTGGTGAAGCTACAGATGAAACTTTAGCAATAGAGTCCGGAGTTAAATTAAGTAACGTAAGAAAATTTCTATATAAAATGTATAGCCATGGCTTAATTTCAGCTGTCAGAGCTAAAGATGAAAAAAAAGGATGGTTCATTTTTTATTGGAGAATTCAAAAAGACCAATTAAATGCGTTTATAAGGGATAGAAAAAGAAAAGTTTTGGAAAAACTTAAAAAAAGACTTGAGTACGAAAAGCTTCATGAATTTTTTATATGTGAAAAATGTCCTAATGTTAGAGTTAGTTTTGAAGAAGCAATGGAATCTGCTTTTAAATGTTTAAATTGTGGAGAACAATTAAAAAATGTTGATAATAGTAAAATCATAGATTTTTTAACTAAAAAAATAAACCAATTAGAGGAGGAATTAAAAAATGAATGA
- a CDS encoding TIGR00295 family protein, which yields MNEYTLTYDEALKLLEKAGCSNLVIEHCIAVSKIAVEIAESCLRKGKKLDLNVIKIGALLHDIGRAFTHDVKHGVMGAALAKAMNLPTSIIRIIETHIGAGIPAEEAEELGLPKKDYIPLTIEEKIVCYADKLTKGNIRINFSQALTELAEALGRTHPALTRLNLLKEEILSSCSEI from the coding sequence ATGAATGAGTACACTTTAACTTATGATGAAGCTTTGAAGCTTCTTGAGAAAGCTGGTTGCAGTAATTTAGTTATTGAACATTGCATTGCTGTTTCAAAAATAGCAGTTGAAATAGCTGAGTCATGTTTACGAAAAGGAAAAAAACTTGATTTAAATGTTATTAAAATTGGTGCATTACTTCATGATATTGGAAGAGCTTTCACCCATGACGTAAAACATGGAGTTATGGGTGCTGCTTTAGCTAAAGCTATGAATCTTCCTACATCAATTATAAGAATAATAGAGACACATATAGGAGCTGGAATTCCAGCTGAAGAAGCTGAAGAACTTGGTTTACCAAAAAAAGATTACATACCCTTAACAATAGAGGAAAAAATTGTTTGTTATGCAGATAAATTAACTAAAGGAAATATAAGAATTAATTTTAGTCAAGCATTAACAGAATTAGCTGAAGCATTAGGAAGAACTCACCCAGCTTTAACTAGATTAAATCTTCTTAAGGAAGAAATTTTATCTTCATGTTCCGAAATTTAA
- a CDS encoding DUF2110 family protein: protein MEVIISEKVGKRPQETLSFFKSLILKEVKNLLVEIKEVTEKNGFIKLIFEGEDSEVFLNIIKNSFNVAPKSINDLKANPIFKAFVSSIEKNKIYLDAGIILNSDFKIYIPIETLWSQLTYGKKEDIKTILTQYCLFKDFPVEARVIYVSKNEAEAAFSDKQLQFFWELQSFPFERIVIADTLINEVKKAVILANVKKGIAEIKSLSLLIHLLTCKLAVSSGDLALKLQKYLPTARIINFVPKNIKMDC from the coding sequence ATGGAAGTTATAATCTCAGAAAAAGTTGGTAAAAGACCTCAAGAAACATTAAGTTTCTTTAAATCTTTAATCCTAAAAGAAGTAAAAAATTTGCTTGTAGAAATAAAAGAAGTAACAGAAAAAAATGGATTCATAAAACTAATTTTTGAGGGAGAGGATTCAGAAGTTTTCTTGAATATAATTAAAAACAGTTTTAACGTTGCTCCAAAATCTATTAATGATTTAAAAGCAAATCCTATATTTAAAGCATTTGTTTCAAGCATAGAGAAGAATAAAATTTATTTAGACGCTGGCATTATTCTTAATTCTGACTTTAAAATTTATATTCCAATTGAAACACTATGGAGTCAATTAACTTATGGAAAAAAGGAAGATATTAAAACTATTTTAACACAATACTGTTTGTTCAAAGATTTTCCCGTGGAAGCTAGAGTCATATATGTAAGTAAGAATGAAGCTGAAGCTGCTTTTTCAGATAAACAACTTCAATTTTTCTGGGAGTTGCAATCTTTCCCATTTGAAAGAATAGTCATAGCTGATACATTGATAAATGAAGTTAAAAAAGCTGTTATATTAGCAAATGTTAAAAAAGGAATTGCAGAAATTAAATCTTTAAGTTTATTAATTCATTTATTAACTTGTAAACTTGCTGTTTCAAGCGGGGATTTAGCTTTAAAATTACAAAAATATCTTCCAACAGCTCGTATAATTAATTTTGTACCTAAAAATATTAAAATGGATTGTTAA
- a CDS encoding secondary thiamine-phosphate synthase enzyme YjbQ: MKVETKKIRFKTDGEGDIINITDKIEETLENGDLKNGIVTIFVPGSTGAVTTIEYEPGLLKDFPAMLERIAPKNIYYKHEEMWHDGNGHSHVRAALIGPSLTVPFENKKLLLGTWQQIVFLELDVRKRDRELILQIIGE; encoded by the coding sequence TTGAAGGTTGAAACTAAAAAAATAAGATTTAAAACTGATGGTGAAGGAGACATAATAAATATTACAGATAAAATTGAGGAAACTCTTGAAAATGGTGATTTAAAAAACGGTATAGTAACAATTTTTGTTCCAGGTTCAACAGGAGCTGTAACAACAATTGAGTATGAACCTGGTTTACTTAAGGATTTTCCAGCTATGCTTGAAAGAATAGCTCCTAAAAACATTTATTATAAGCATGAAGAAATGTGGCATGATGGAAATGGGCATTCGCATGTTAGAGCAGCTTTAATTGGACCAAGTTTAACTGTTCCATTTGAAAATAAAAAACTTCTTCTTGGAACTTGGCAGCAAATAGTTTTTTTAGAGTTAGATGTTAGAAAAAGGGATAGAGAATTAATTCTTCAAATAATTGGTGAATAA
- a CDS encoding methyltransferase: protein MNILGKKFVFIPGVFLPYGIVTSKFLVKKLIVKRGDYVLDLGTGSGIQAIFAAEKARKVVAVDINPKSILCVKINAKLNNVENKIEARKGDLFTPVKNEKFNLIIFNMPYLPLKPKNILEKAWCCGEKNELINRFLCEAKNFLVENGKLQLVYSSLSGDLKKFLEKIKASGFNPEVSAYKILPFEKIVLINAVKKRDL from the coding sequence ATGAATATTTTAGGAAAAAAGTTTGTTTTTATTCCTGGAGTTTTTTTACCATATGGTATAGTAACAAGTAAGTTTTTAGTTAAAAAATTGATTGTTAAAAGAGGAGATTATGTTCTAGATTTAGGAACAGGCTCAGGAATTCAAGCTATTTTCGCAGCTGAAAAAGCTAGAAAAGTTGTAGCAGTAGATATAAACCCTAAAAGCATTTTATGCGTTAAAATAAACGCTAAACTAAATAACGTTGAAAATAAAATTGAAGCTAGAAAAGGAGATTTATTTACCCCTGTAAAAAATGAGAAATTTAATTTAATAATTTTCAATATGCCTTATCTACCTTTAAAACCTAAAAACATTCTTGAGAAAGCTTGGTGTTGTGGCGAAAAAAACGAGTTAATTAATCGTTTTTTATGTGAAGCTAAAAATTTCTTAGTGGAGAATGGTAAACTTCAATTAGTTTATTCTTCACTTTCAGGAGATTTAAAAAAATTTTTAGAAAAAATTAAAGCTTCAGGTTTTAACCCTGAAGTTTCAGCTTATAAAATTCTTCCTTTTGAAAAAATAGTTTTAATAAATGCTGTTAAAAAAAGAGATTTATAA
- a CDS encoding gamma carbonic anhydrase family protein, producing the protein MPILPYKEKIPKIHKEAFVSPLATVIGDVEISEGASIFPGAVIRGDIAKITIGKYSNIQDNVIIHGGDIYEGSELKGHLPVEIGDYVTVAHGAVIHGCKIENVVLIGIKAVIFEGSIVGEGSIIGMNTTLLEKTNVPPRSIVVGTPGKIIKKVDDETYLKIKKHAQRYYELAKSHKGGLF; encoded by the coding sequence TTGCCTATCTTACCTTATAAAGAGAAAATTCCTAAAATTCATAAAGAAGCATTTGTCTCTCCTTTAGCAACAGTAATTGGTGATGTTGAAATTTCTGAAGGCGCCTCAATTTTTCCAGGCGCTGTAATTAGAGGTGATATAGCAAAAATCACTATAGGGAAATACTCCAATATTCAAGATAATGTTATTATTCATGGCGGGGATATTTATGAAGGAAGTGAATTAAAGGGGCATCTGCCTGTTGAAATAGGAGATTACGTTACTGTTGCGCACGGGGCTGTAATTCATGGTTGTAAAATTGAAAATGTTGTATTAATTGGAATAAAAGCAGTAATTTTTGAAGGCTCAATTGTTGGTGAAGGCTCAATAATAGGAATGAATACTACGCTTCTTGAAAAAACAAATGTTCCTCCCAGATCTATTGTTGTTGGCACACCGGGAAAAATAATTAAAAAAGTTGATGATGAAACTTATTTAAAAATAAAGAAGCATGCTCAAAGATATTATGAATTAGCTAAATCCCATAAGGGAGGATTATTTTAA
- a CDS encoding metallophosphoesterase, producing the protein MNFRIVHISDTHVSKFGGFMENFLDKAIKEINHLDPKPNVIVHTGDLTENGILPDYEVALEKINLFESKVVIAPGNHDERNYGQSLFKEMIGPLDYEVNVGKATLFIMNSPEPDRDAGRLGRRRQDLLERKLKALPKDHLKIVAFHHHLVPVPHAGRETNVLEDAGDVLDMILTRKVNFVLMGHRHVGRALKINNTILINAGTVSSIKTRGRLGHSYNIIDLFSDGSIKIIEKNMDENKEIEKFV; encoded by the coding sequence ATAAACTTTAGAATAGTTCATATTTCTGATACTCATGTATCTAAGTTTGGAGGGTTTATGGAAAACTTCTTAGATAAAGCAATTAAAGAAATTAACCATTTAGATCCTAAACCTAATGTTATAGTTCATACTGGAGATTTAACTGAAAATGGTATTCTTCCAGATTATGAAGTTGCTTTAGAAAAAATTAATCTTTTTGAAAGCAAAGTAGTTATTGCTCCAGGAAATCATGATGAAAGAAATTATGGTCAATCCCTTTTTAAAGAAATGATTGGTCCACTGGATTATGAAGTTAATGTTGGTAAAGCAACTTTATTCATAATGAATAGTCCAGAACCAGATCGTGACGCTGGAAGATTAGGTAGAAGGAGACAGGATCTTTTAGAGAGAAAATTAAAAGCTTTACCAAAGGATCATTTAAAAATTGTAGCGTTTCACCATCATTTAGTTCCTGTTCCGCACGCTGGAAGAGAAACAAACGTTTTAGAGGATGCAGGAGACGTTTTAGATATGATTTTAACTAGAAAAGTTAATTTTGTTTTAATGGGGCATAGACATGTAGGAAGAGCCTTAAAAATAAATAACACTATTTTAATTAATGCTGGAACTGTATCAAGTATTAAAACAAGAGGTAGGTTAGGGCATTCATATAACATAATTGATTTATTTAGTGATGGATCAATAAAAATAATTGAAAAAAATATGGATGAAAATAAGGAAATTGAAAAATTTGTTTAA
- a CDS encoding NUDIX domain-containing protein translates to MKFIEKKVVTCFLKNNEKILLVKRSEKVGTYKGKWSGISGYLEEENIDNQALKEIKEETSLNENDIELIRKGESLEVLDETKGIKWIVYPYLFEVKHPEKIRLDWENIEMKWVSPKEISFYSTVPKLKEALEKVL, encoded by the coding sequence TTGAAATTCATAGAAAAGAAAGTTGTTACTTGTTTTTTAAAGAATAATGAAAAAATTCTTTTAGTTAAAAGAAGCGAGAAAGTTGGAACTTATAAAGGTAAATGGTCTGGGATAAGCGGTTATTTAGAAGAAGAAAATATTGATAATCAAGCTTTAAAAGAAATAAAAGAAGAAACAAGCTTGAATGAAAATGATATAGAGTTAATTAGAAAAGGGGAATCGCTAGAGGTTTTAGATGAAACTAAAGGTATTAAATGGATTGTTTATCCATACCTTTTTGAAGTTAAACATCCAGAAAAAATCAGGTTAGATTGGGAAAACATAGAGATGAAATGGGTAAGCCCTAAAGAAATATCTTTTTACTCAACAGTTCCTAAATTAAAGGAAGCTTTAGAAAAGGTTCTTTAA
- a CDS encoding carbon-nitrogen hydrolase family protein, whose protein sequence is MNLRKLNVAAAQINPALMKKEENLCKIVRFIEEAASKKNAKLIVFPECSLTGYVLNFNEIKEVAEFIPGESTEKIEEICNQLNVWVIVGLIEKTSKSYYNTAVLIGPEGIKGKYRKTHLPYQGVDRFISKGDNFIEPIDTPIGRFGLAICYDIFFPETARVLTLMNTELLVVLTNWAEGVEFYVNYLIQTRAIENHVNLIAVNRVGEERGFKFYGKSMIIDCFGKVLAKANKNEEIIAAEVDLNEAYNKHIIRIPGVWEVNCIKDRRPELYKVICEI, encoded by the coding sequence ATGAATTTAAGAAAGTTAAATGTGGCGGCTGCTCAAATAAATCCTGCTTTAATGAAAAAAGAGGAAAACCTTTGTAAAATTGTCCGCTTCATAGAAGAAGCTGCTTCAAAGAAAAATGCGAAATTAATTGTTTTTCCTGAATGCAGCTTAACTGGTTACGTTTTAAATTTTAATGAAATTAAGGAAGTTGCTGAATTTATTCCAGGTGAATCAACTGAAAAAATTGAGGAAATTTGTAACCAATTAAATGTTTGGGTTATTGTTGGATTAATAGAAAAAACATCTAAATCTTACTATAATACTGCTGTGTTAATAGGTCCAGAGGGAATTAAAGGAAAATATAGAAAAACGCATTTACCATACCAAGGTGTAGATAGATTCATCAGTAAAGGTGACAACTTTATTGAACCGATTGATACACCTATTGGTAGATTTGGTCTAGCAATTTGTTATGATATATTTTTTCCTGAAACAGCACGTGTTTTAACGTTAATGAATACAGAGTTATTGGTTGTTTTAACTAATTGGGCTGAAGGCGTAGAGTTTTATGTAAATTATTTAATTCAAACTAGAGCTATAGAAAACCATGTTAATTTAATTGCAGTTAATAGAGTTGGTGAAGAAAGAGGATTCAAATTCTATGGTAAAAGTATGATTATTGATTGTTTTGGTAAAGTGTTAGCGAAAGCAAATAAAAACGAAGAAATAATTGCTGCTGAAGTAGATTTAAATGAAGCATACAATAAGCATATTATTAGAATTCCTGGAGTTTGGGAAGTAAATTGTATTAAAGATAGACGTCCTGAACTTTATAAAGTTATATGTGAAATTTAA